The nucleotide sequence CGCGATGGAGTCGGCGCGGCTGCGCGCCGTGGTCGTCGAGCTGGGTTCGGGATGGAGTGCGTGGACGACGTTCGCGCACGAGCCGGGTGCCACCGAGTTGCAGCAGCACGCCACGGCGGCGCGCCGCGCGCAGTGGCTGCTGCGCACCTCGCTGCCGACCTCGACCGGGGTCGGCCGGGTGCATCGCGACGCCGCCGGGCTCGCCCGCAGCCTCGGTGAGGCCGGGGACGCCGCCCGGCTGGCCGCCGAGCGCTCGGCGAGCGGCCGGTTCGTGCACGTCGACCGGCTCGGTCTGGGCGCGCTGCTGCTGGCCTGGACCCGCACCGACACCTTCCTCCCGGCGGCCAGGTCGATGCTGGAACCACTGCAGGGGCGGCCGGGCGACCTGATCAGGACCCTCACCACGTTCCTGGACGCCGAGTCGTCACTCACCGAGACGGCCGCGGTACTGGGCGTGCACCGCAACACCGTCGCGACCCGGGTGGACCGGATCCGCGACCTGCTGGGCATCGACCTCGGCGACCCGGACGAGCGGCTCGCGGTGCACCTCGCCTGCCGCAGCGTGTCGTTCCACAGCTGACCGGCACCCGCCCTCCCCGGGAGGGTCGGGGGCTACCGTCGGTGTCATGGGCACAGGCGGGGAGCGTGCGATCGGCTATGCCGAGCAGGAGCAGGTGGTCCGGGCGCTGTCCGCGCACTACACCGCCGGGCGGCTGCAGATCGACGAGTACGACGAGCGGGTCCGCCGGGCTCGTGCCGCGACGACCCCGGCCGAGCTGGCCGAGCTGTTCACCGACCTCCCTGGCCCGGTCCCGGACGCGGCGGCCCCCGCGCCGGGCGGAGGCGCGGATGTCACTGTCGCGCAGCGCACCCCGAGCAGCTCAGACACCACGGGCACCACGGGCACCTCGCACACCCCGGGCACGGCGTACGCACCGGGCACGCCCTACACACCGGGCATGCCGTACGCGCCGGGCCTCGGTCAGGTCCCCGACGCCCCGTCGTCCCCAGGCGCCCCGCACTCCCCCGGCGCCCCGCACTTCGGTACCCCGCACTCCCCGGGGGCGCCGCCCGCCCCCGATGCCGGGCAGCCACCGGGAGCGGGCCGGCACCCGGCGTGGCCCGCGCCACCGCCCGGCCCGGGCTGGGCGAGCGGCGCGGCCTTCGCCGCCCCGCCGCCGGCCGCCGTCCCCTATGCAGGCAGCTACCCGCCGCATCCCGGCCCGCCCGCCTACGGCGCGTACGCCGGATACGACCAGGCGGCCCCGTTCGGCAGGGAGCCCTACTCGGGGCGGCCGTACTCGGACCGGCAGCGGACCGTCGGCGGTCTGCTGCAGCTGTTCCTGCCGTTCGGCGTCGGCCGGTTCTACACCGGGCACACCGGTCTGGCGGTGGCGCAGCTGGTGGTCACGCTGGTCACCTTCGGGCTCGGCGCGATCTGGTCGTTCGTCGACGGGATCGTGATCCTGGGCGGCAGCCCGACCGACCCGGCCGGTCGCCCGCTGCGGCCCTGATCCGGCTCAGTCGTCGCCGTCGCGGCGGCGCGCGAAACGCTCCGGCCGGTCCACCCACTCGGTCCCGACCGGGCGCGGCTCGGCCTCCCCGGCCAGCACCGACCGGGCGGCGAGCAGCCCGGCACAGGTGACCGCGTTGACGATCTCACCGGCGAACACCATCGCGACGGCCTCGTCGAGCGGGATCCAGCGCAGCTCGAGATCGGCCTCCTCGTCGTCACCCAGGTCCGGGCGCGGCTCCTCGGTGAGCCCGCGGGCCAGGAAGATCCGGACCGACTCGTCGGAGAAACCCGGCGACGGGACGACGTCGAGCAGCACCGCCCAGTCGGTCGCCGACAGTCCGGCCTCCTCGGTGAGCTCACGCCCGGCAGTGACGACGGGGTCCTCCCCCGCGACGTCCAGCAGCCCGGCCGGGAGCTCCCAGAGCCGGCGCCGCACGGCGTGCCGGTACTGGTACAGCATCCGGACCCGCCGCTGCTCGTCGACGGCGAGCACCGCGACCGCGCCCGGGTGCTCCAGGATCTCCCGGGTGGCGACCCGCCCACCGGGCATGACGACTCGGTCCGAGCGCAGCGCCATGACCCGGCCCGAGTAGATGTCGGTGGCCGAGCGGACCGGGAAGTCGTGCTCTCCCGGGCGGGTCACGAGCCGACGACCGGGGACGTGGGGCCGGGGACCGGCCAGCGCCTGATCTTCACCCCACGGAACACTACTGCTCCGCCACGAGCCTGCCGCGCAACAACGTTCCCCCGTACCGGTCACGACGTCGATCCCGTCGGACCGGTACTGGTCAGGAACCGGGACGAACCCGGCAGCAGTGATCGTCGACGCGAGCCGGGCCGTCGGCGGGTGCCCGTCAGCTCGGGCCGGC is from Pseudonocardia autotrophica and encodes:
- a CDS encoding NUDIX domain-containing protein produces the protein MTRPGEHDFPVRSATDIYSGRVMALRSDRVVMPGGRVATREILEHPGAVAVLAVDEQRRVRMLYQYRHAVRRRLWELPAGLLDVAGEDPVVTAGRELTEEAGLSATDWAVLLDVVPSPGFSDESVRIFLARGLTEEPRPDLGDDEEADLELRWIPLDEAVAMVFAGEIVNAVTCAGLLAARSVLAGEAEPRPVGTEWVDRPERFARRRDGDD
- a CDS encoding DUF1707 domain-containing protein, with protein sequence MGTGGERAIGYAEQEQVVRALSAHYTAGRLQIDEYDERVRRARAATTPAELAELFTDLPGPVPDAAAPAPGGGADVTVAQRTPSSSDTTGTTGTSHTPGTAYAPGTPYTPGMPYAPGLGQVPDAPSSPGAPHSPGAPHFGTPHSPGAPPAPDAGQPPGAGRHPAWPAPPPGPGWASGAAFAAPPPAAVPYAGSYPPHPGPPAYGAYAGYDQAAPFGREPYSGRPYSDRQRTVGGLLQLFLPFGVGRFYTGHTGLAVAQLVVTLVTFGLGAIWSFVDGIVILGGSPTDPAGRPLRP